In one window of Nakamurella sp. PAMC28650 DNA:
- a CDS encoding NAD(P)/FAD-dependent oxidoreductase gives MSEVVVIGAGLAGLSAACHLTGRGHHVTVIEREAIPGGRSGRMEQDGFTFDTGPSVLTMRDLISDAFSAVGTRMDEVLPMHRLDPAYRANFADGSTIYVRYGRDAMRDEINRTCGSVDAAAFDDFVEWVRRLYLVEMPHFIDKNFDSPLGLLSSPRAAAQMVRLGGFGRLGPAIRRRFRDPRLHRLFSFQALYAGLSPESALALYAVITYMDSIEGVWFPEGGMHAIPSALAAACEKAGAVFQYSESVTEILRRSDNGGVAGVRLAGGEKVMADAVVCTLDLPVAYEKLLPDLPTPGKVRRGQYSPSAVVWHVGVKGVPKPEVAHHNIHFGHEWAGAFDALLDKKQLMPDPSRLVTIPSLDDPTAAPAGCSTLFVLEPVPNLSADIDWRKQTSPMRDRLHAFLEKEGYPSDVVSEEIVTPLDWQRQGMQAGTPFSLAHTFAQTGPFRPANTEKRVPGMIFAGSGTVPGVGVPMVLVSGKLAADRVDAYLPGRP, from the coding sequence ATGAGCGAGGTCGTCGTGATCGGCGCGGGCCTGGCCGGTCTGTCCGCGGCGTGCCACCTGACCGGCCGCGGACACCACGTCACCGTCATCGAGCGGGAGGCGATTCCAGGCGGTCGGTCCGGCCGGATGGAGCAGGACGGTTTCACCTTCGACACCGGGCCCTCGGTGTTGACGATGCGGGACCTGATCAGCGATGCGTTCTCCGCAGTCGGCACGCGGATGGACGAGGTGCTCCCGATGCACCGGCTGGACCCGGCCTATCGGGCCAACTTCGCCGACGGGAGCACCATCTACGTCCGCTACGGGCGCGACGCCATGCGCGACGAGATCAACCGCACCTGCGGCAGTGTCGACGCCGCGGCCTTCGATGACTTCGTGGAGTGGGTGCGCCGGCTGTACCTGGTCGAGATGCCCCATTTCATCGACAAGAACTTCGACTCCCCCCTCGGGCTGTTGTCGTCGCCCAGAGCTGCCGCGCAGATGGTGAGGCTCGGCGGGTTCGGCCGGCTGGGCCCGGCGATCCGCCGACGATTCCGGGATCCCCGTCTGCACCGGCTGTTCAGCTTCCAGGCGCTCTATGCGGGGCTCTCCCCCGAGTCGGCCCTGGCCCTCTACGCCGTGATCACCTACATGGACAGCATCGAAGGGGTCTGGTTCCCCGAAGGCGGCATGCACGCCATCCCGTCTGCGCTGGCGGCCGCGTGCGAGAAGGCCGGCGCGGTGTTCCAGTACTCCGAGAGCGTGACGGAGATCCTGCGTCGTTCCGACAACGGCGGGGTGGCCGGGGTGCGGCTGGCCGGCGGCGAGAAGGTGATGGCCGACGCCGTCGTCTGCACACTGGATCTTCCGGTGGCCTACGAGAAGCTGCTGCCCGATCTTCCGACCCCCGGAAAGGTCAGGCGGGGTCAATACTCTCCGTCGGCCGTGGTCTGGCACGTCGGGGTCAAGGGCGTTCCGAAGCCCGAGGTGGCGCACCACAACATCCACTTCGGTCATGAGTGGGCCGGCGCCTTCGATGCCCTGCTGGACAAGAAGCAGCTGATGCCAGACCCGTCGCGTCTGGTCACCATTCCCTCGCTGGACGACCCGACGGCTGCCCCAGCGGGTTGTTCGACGCTCTTCGTGCTGGAACCGGTGCCGAACCTGTCGGCCGACATCGACTGGCGGAAGCAGACCTCTCCGATGCGGGATCGCCTCCACGCCTTCCTGGAGAAGGAGGGCTACCCCAGCGATGTCGTCTCCGAGGAGATCGTCACCCCCCTGGACTGGCAGCGGCAGGGCATGCAGGCCGGCACGCCCTTCTCGCTGGCCCACACCTTCGCCCAGACCGGGCCCTTCCGTCCGGCGAACACCGAGAAGCGGGTGCCTGGAATGATCTTCGCCGGCTCCGGAACAGTTCCCGGGGTCGGGGTGCCGATGGTGCTGGTGTCGGGGAAGCTGGCCGCGGACCGCGTCGACGCGTACCTCCCGGGACGGCCCTGA